A single genomic interval of Alligator mississippiensis isolate rAllMis1 chromosome 15, rAllMis1, whole genome shotgun sequence harbors:
- the RNASEK gene encoding ribonuclease kappa codes for MVSLLCCGPKLAACGIVLSAWGVIMLILLGIFFNVHSAVLIEDVPFTEEDFDDVHGPEKIYRLYEQVSYNCFIAAGLYVLLGGFSFCQVRLNKRKEYMVR; via the exons ATGGTGTCGCTGCTGTGCTGCGGGCCCAAGCTGGCCGCCTGCGGCATCGTGCTCAGCGCCTGGGGGGTCATCATGCTG atCCTGCTGGGCATCTTCTTCAATGTGCACTCAGCCGTGCTGATCGAGGACGTGCCCTTCACTGAGGAAGACTTTGATGA tgtgCATGGGCCGGAGAAGATCTACCGCCTGTACGAGCAGGTCAGCTACAACTGCTTCATCGCGGCCGGGCTCTACGTGCTGCTGGGCGGCTTCTCCTTCTGCCAGGTTCGGCTCAACAAGCGCAAGGAGTACATGGTGCGCTAG